One window of the Peptacetobacter hiranonis genome contains the following:
- a CDS encoding saccharopine dehydrogenase family protein: MRMLLVGAGAVGESILRILKERDKNSDWLELVVVSDYDLDRAKEVCDNLGDYDRFKPEFVNAKSKESMKELVKKYNLDFVMDATAPFLSNYIFDAAFEAGVNYGNMGTWSVPMENPAFGLGIENSYTEPMTKYNFDRHEKWAENGQLACICMGIDPGVVNVFAKYAATELFDEIKEIHVKDGGNLQIPSADKDDITFGFNVWTVLDECMNPNVEWDKNNGGFIVEDAFAGEEKFDMPEVGENTLVKIEHEETVTMPRYLEQYGLERVTYKISLDENLMNALKVIDKLGLRGTKPVEVGGVKVCPRDVVAACAPQPKDIGNEMVGEMCVGIHCKGIKDGKEKEIMMYQTFDNQESMKDWGMQAVVAQTGFGAAIAIELIGRGIWTGEGVYSPEYFDPMPYLNIMDEAGFDYKIKEM, encoded by the coding sequence ATGAGAATGTTATTAGTAGGTGCCGGAGCAGTCGGTGAATCAATTTTAAGGATATTAAAAGAAAGAGATAAGAATAGCGATTGGCTAGAGCTTGTAGTTGTTTCTGACTATGATTTAGATAGAGCTAAAGAGGTTTGTGATAATCTAGGAGATTATGATAGATTTAAGCCTGAATTTGTAAATGCAAAATCAAAAGAAAGTATGAAAGAACTTGTAAAAAAATATAACTTAGATTTTGTTATGGATGCAACAGCTCCATTTTTAAGCAATTATATATTTGATGCAGCATTTGAGGCGGGAGTAAACTACGGAAATATGGGAACTTGGTCTGTTCCAATGGAAAACCCTGCATTTGGTCTAGGTATAGAAAATAGTTATACAGAGCCAATGACAAAGTATAATTTTGATAGACACGAAAAATGGGCAGAAAATGGACAGTTAGCTTGTATATGCATGGGAATAGATCCAGGAGTTGTAAATGTATTTGCAAAATACGCGGCAACAGAATTATTTGATGAAATAAAAGAAATACATGTAAAAGACGGTGGAAATCTTCAGATACCTTCTGCGGATAAAGATGATATTACTTTTGGATTTAATGTATGGACAGTTTTAGATGAATGTATGAATCCTAATGTTGAATGGGATAAAAATAATGGTGGATTTATAGTAGAAGATGCTTTTGCTGGAGAAGAAAAATTTGATATGCCAGAAGTTGGAGAAAATACTCTAGTAAAAATAGAGCACGAAGAAACTGTTACAATGCCTAGATACCTTGAACAGTACGGACTAGAAAGAGTTACATATAAAATATCTCTTGACGAAAATCTTATGAATGCGTTAAAAGTTATAGATAAATTAGGACTTAGAGGAACAAAACCCGTAGAAGTAGGTGGAGTAAAAGTTTGTCCTAGAGATGTTGTAGCCGCATGTGCTCCACAGCCTAAAGATATAGGAAATGAAATGGTTGGAGAAATGTGTGTAGGAATACATTGTAAAGGAATAAAAGACGGTAAAGAAAAAGAAATAATGATGTATCAGACATTCGACAATCAGGAATCTATGAAAGATTGGGGAATGCAGGCAGTAGTTGCTCAGACCGGATTTGGAGCAGCAATAGCAATAGAGCTTATAGGTAGAGGAATATGGACAGGAGAAGGTGTATATTCTCCAGAATATTTTGATCCAATGCCATACCTAAACATAATGGATGAAGCCGGATTTGATTATAAAATAAAAGAAATGTAA
- a CDS encoding GGDEF domain-containing protein gives MNEVSSMDFLYLGLFDSMIAIPLFSSRYPDTSYGFLFLGLSIIPLLKLYQTYCNSKYFHFINLVTRLAVVATIAVFLLDNVSIFPVEHSDTVIYIILFIGLLLTTFLAANIYREKSITPIFSSANLILILSIIGGALGESIEIIILGILIFSIVATVALIDNFVKEYRNETLKYMREKLVYKDILTSMKNRQSFEKQLKEDDKNINDFNSYWAISIDLSDIKYVNNNFGYSHGDKLIQNLADSIEDTFEDIGNCFRIGGDEFIVLIKNEPKEKVERYIELFESVVSSYNKLHDIKMITSLGYDSYKFGYDKSIFDLVSRTDYMMCKNKRRFKTSWMPDKEDE, from the coding sequence ATGAATGAAGTAAGTTCTATGGATTTTTTATATCTAGGATTGTTTGATTCTATGATAGCAATTCCGTTGTTTTCATCTAGATATCCTGATACAAGCTATGGATTTTTATTTTTGGGATTATCTATAATTCCTCTATTAAAGCTTTATCAAACATATTGCAATAGTAAGTATTTCCATTTTATAAATCTAGTTACTAGATTGGCAGTTGTCGCTACTATTGCAGTATTTTTATTAGATAATGTATCTATTTTCCCAGTAGAACATTCGGATACTGTTATTTATATAATACTTTTTATTGGTTTACTGCTTACTACATTTTTAGCTGCGAATATATATAGAGAAAAAAGTATCACCCCTATTTTTTCTTCAGCTAATTTAATACTTATACTTAGCATAATAGGCGGTGCTTTGGGTGAAAGTATAGAGATAATAATTTTAGGAATTTTAATATTCTCAATAGTGGCTACCGTTGCCCTTATTGATAATTTTGTAAAAGAATACAGAAATGAAACATTGAAATATATGAGAGAAAAACTAGTATATAAAGATATACTTACATCTATGAAAAATAGACAGTCTTTTGAAAAGCAGTTAAAAGAAGATGATAAAAATATAAACGATTTTAATTCATATTGGGCTATTTCTATAGATTTGTCAGATATTAAATACGTAAATAATAATTTTGGCTATTCTCATGGAGATAAATTAATACAGAATTTAGCTGATAGTATAGAGGATACTTTTGAAGACATAGGAAACTGCTTTAGAATCGGCGGAGATGAGTTTATAGTCCTTATTAAAAACGAGCCTAAAGAAAAAGTTGAAAGATATATAGAGTTATTCGAGTCTGTAGTTTCTTCATATAATAAGCTTCACGATATTAAAATGATTACTTCTTTAGGATATGACTCTTATAAATTTGGTTATGATAAATCTATATTTGATTTAGTGAGTAGAACAGATTATATGATGTGTAAAAACAAAAGAAGATTTAAAACATCTTGGATGCCTGACAAAGAAGATGAGTAA
- a CDS encoding replication/maintenance protein RepL codes for MLEINSSSKVDVDQKYTESRNLVPKKDKYSNICLKNFIKVVEGSYTKKDLIPLMLIESMDRENKIRMTLDEMAEIFDYPKTSLSTLFTKLKKRDFIQRVRNGEYMINPAISYKGSKPERDQLMEEYNSLSKKKYK; via the coding sequence ATGCTAGAAATAAATAGTTCATCAAAAGTAGATGTGGATCAAAAATATACAGAGAGTAGAAACCTCGTACCTAAAAAGGATAAATATTCAAACATTTGTCTAAAGAATTTTATCAAGGTTGTTGAAGGATCTTATACTAAAAAGGATTTAATACCACTTATGCTTATAGAATCTATGGATAGAGAAAATAAGATAAGGATGACTTTAGATGAAATGGCAGAAATCTTTGATTATCCTAAGACATCTCTTTCGACCTTGTTTACAAAACTAAAGAAAAGAGACTTTATTCAGAGGGTAAGAAATGGGGAGTATATGATAAACCCAGCGATTTCTTATAAGGGCAGCAAACCTGAAAGAGATCAGCTGATGGAGGAGTACAATTCCTTATCCAAGAAAAAATACAAATAG
- the clpB gene encoding ATP-dependent chaperone ClpB, which translates to MDVEKMTVRVQKSLNEAFQEAVRHNNQQVDTIHLFSALMNQEDGLIPNIIEKMGISPDSVRRSVENELDRIPKVYGEGAQSQGVTATRRINEVLLKAEEISKDFKDSYISVEHVMLAIIELEKNTATGKILKDFGITKDAFLGVLHQVRGNQRVDTQDPEGTYDALAKYGTNLVELAKKNKLDPVIGRDDEIRRVIRILSRRTKNNPVLIGEPGVGKTAIVEGLAERIVRGDVPEGLKDKIIFSLDMGALIAGAKYRGEFEERLKAVLKEVQGSDGKIILFIDEIHNIVGAGKTEGSMDAGNLIKPMLARGELNCIGATTFDEYRKYIEKDKALERRFQTVIAEEPSVEDTISILRGLKERFEIHHGIRIHDNAIVAAAKLSDRYISDRYLPDKAIDLIDEASAMIRSEIDSLPTELDSIRRKLFTLETEREALLKEDDDKSKARLIDIQREIAELKSMNDEMTAKYDKEKSYITEIKNLKSQLDDARGRVEKYEREYDYNKAAEVKYSEIPHLEEAIKEKEERMKNASETPLLKEDVTEDEISEIVSKWTGIPVTKLLEGEREKLLKLEDELHKRVIGQDKAVTAVSDAVIRARAGLKDENKPIGSFIFLGPTGVGKTELAKTLARNLFDSEDNIIRIDMSEYMEKHSVSRLVGPPPGYVGYEEGGQLTEAVRRKPYSVILFDEIEKAHEDVFNIFLQILDDGRLTDNKGKTVDFKNTIIIMTSNIGSQYLLESGGNITEEVNDVVMSEMKHRFKPEFLNRVDDIIMFTPLNREEIKQIIDIFMQGLRNRLADREIKIELTDAAKEVMINEGYDPVYGARPLKRYISGTLETMLAKKLISGEIYNGSTVVIDGSGDNINITVK; encoded by the coding sequence ATGGACGTAGAAAAAATGACAGTAAGAGTACAGAAGAGTCTGAATGAAGCTTTCCAGGAGGCTGTCAGACACAACAACCAGCAAGTTGATACAATACATTTATTTTCAGCACTAATGAATCAGGAAGATGGATTAATTCCTAATATAATAGAAAAAATGGGAATATCTCCAGATTCAGTTAGAAGATCTGTAGAAAATGAATTAGATAGAATACCTAAAGTTTATGGTGAAGGAGCTCAATCTCAGGGGGTTACAGCTACTAGAAGAATAAACGAGGTACTTTTAAAAGCAGAAGAAATTTCAAAGGACTTCAAAGATTCATATATAAGTGTTGAACATGTTATGCTTGCTATAATTGAGCTTGAAAAAAATACAGCTACAGGCAAGATATTAAAAGATTTTGGTATAACTAAAGACGCATTCTTAGGTGTACTTCATCAGGTAAGGGGAAATCAGAGAGTAGATACTCAAGATCCAGAAGGCACATACGATGCACTAGCAAAATATGGTACAAACTTAGTAGAATTAGCTAAAAAGAATAAACTAGACCCTGTAATTGGTAGGGATGACGAAATAAGACGTGTTATAAGAATATTATCAAGAAGAACTAAAAACAACCCAGTTTTAATAGGTGAACCTGGTGTTGGTAAAACTGCAATAGTTGAAGGATTGGCAGAAAGAATAGTTAGAGGAGATGTTCCTGAAGGTCTAAAAGACAAAATAATATTCTCTCTTGATATGGGTGCATTAATAGCAGGTGCAAAATACAGAGGAGAATTTGAAGAAAGATTAAAAGCAGTTCTTAAAGAAGTTCAGGGATCTGATGGTAAGATAATATTATTCATAGATGAAATCCACAATATAGTTGGAGCAGGTAAAACAGAAGGCTCTATGGATGCAGGTAACTTAATAAAACCAATGCTTGCAAGAGGAGAATTAAACTGTATAGGTGCTACAACATTTGATGAATATAGAAAATATATAGAAAAAGATAAAGCACTAGAAAGAAGATTCCAGACAGTAATAGCAGAAGAACCTAGTGTTGAAGATACAATATCAATACTAAGAGGATTAAAAGAAAGATTTGAAATCCATCATGGTATAAGAATCCACGATAATGCAATAGTTGCAGCAGCAAAATTGTCTGATAGATATATAAGCGATAGATACTTACCAGATAAAGCTATAGATTTAATAGATGAAGCTAGTGCAATGATAAGAAGTGAAATAGACTCTCTTCCAACAGAACTAGACTCAATAAGAAGAAAATTATTTACATTAGAAACTGAAAGAGAAGCACTTCTAAAAGAAGATGACGATAAGAGTAAGGCAAGATTAATAGATATACAGAGAGAAATAGCTGAATTAAAATCTATGAATGATGAAATGACAGCTAAATACGATAAAGAAAAATCTTATATAACAGAAATTAAAAACTTAAAATCTCAGTTAGATGATGCTAGAGGTAGAGTAGAAAAATACGAAAGAGAATACGACTACAATAAAGCCGCTGAAGTTAAATATAGTGAAATACCTCACTTAGAAGAAGCGATTAAAGAAAAAGAAGAACGGATGAAAAATGCATCTGAAACACCACTTCTAAAAGAAGATGTAACAGAAGATGAAATATCAGAAATAGTATCAAAATGGACTGGTATACCAGTTACAAAACTTCTTGAAGGAGAAAGAGAAAAACTTCTTAAACTAGAAGATGAACTACATAAGAGAGTAATAGGTCAGGATAAGGCTGTTACAGCAGTATCTGATGCTGTAATAAGAGCAAGAGCTGGACTAAAAGATGAAAACAAACCAATAGGATCATTCATATTCTTAGGACCTACAGGTGTTGGTAAAACAGAACTTGCAAAAACATTAGCTAGAAACTTATTCGACAGTGAGGACAATATAATCAGAATAGATATGTCTGAATACATGGAAAAACACTCAGTATCTAGATTAGTTGGTCCACCTCCAGGATATGTAGGATATGAAGAAGGAGGACAGCTAACTGAAGCTGTAAGAAGAAAACCATACTCAGTTATACTATTCGATGAAATAGAAAAAGCTCATGAAGATGTATTTAATATATTCTTACAGATATTAGATGACGGTAGACTTACAGACAACAAAGGTAAAACAGTTGACTTCAAAAATACTATAATCATAATGACATCTAATATAGGTAGCCAGTACTTACTTGAATCAGGTGGAAACATAACTGAAGAAGTAAACGACGTTGTAATGAGTGAAATGAAACACAGATTTAAACCAGAATTCCTAAACAGAGTAGATGATATTATAATGTTTACTCCTCTAAATAGAGAAGAAATAAAACAGATAATAGATATATTCATGCAGGGATTAAGAAATAGATTAGCAGATAGAGAAATAAAAATAGAACTTACTGATGCAGCTAAGGAAGTAATGATAAATGAAGGTTATGACCCAGTATATGGAGCTAGACCACTAAAGAGATACATCAGTGGTACATTAGAAACTATGCTTGCTAAGAAACTTATCTCAGGTGAAATATACAATGGATCTACTGTTGTAATAGATGGATCTGGAGATAATATAAATATAACAGTTAAATAA